The Desulfovibrio desulfuricans genome includes the window CTGCAAATAACACTGCTCCAACAAGTCTAATATTCCCAAAAGGATTGCGTCTGAACAATGTTCTTGAACTTCTCGCATCAAATACATGCCATAATTGTCCATAAA containing:
- a CDS encoding cation transporting ATPase C-terminal domain-containing protein, coding for MGAMVYLGFLLAAQNGLNASEAQTVAFLTLVYGQLWHVFDARSSRTLFRRNPFGNIRLVGAVLFA